One genomic segment of Nocardia spumae includes these proteins:
- a CDS encoding MHYT domain-containing protein, with protein MNYFTMGYWVLGLALGVSAAGAVVGLACVRQSTLSVTARFRMVWLTAAAVSIGGVGTWLTVYVTMLGVGVSTGEIRYDITAMVVAALIAVAAVLAGLLIAGRESTLARVIGGGAVMGIGIGVMHMLAMGAVRVQGSADVNIWLSVAAGALAVATSIGLLWATTHTRSILLLAGVAVLYALAITAVHYLGQAGLHVDLDSASGEPDGEDLFTLFVPVFVVGTLSLAVPITAVLVAPDRTGTTRSRQLAQAAQHTNAQNTNSAAPQADSPRPGGRVPQPIG; from the coding sequence ATGAACTACTTCACCATGGGCTACTGGGTGCTGGGGCTGGCGCTCGGGGTGTCCGCGGCCGGCGCCGTCGTGGGTCTGGCCTGCGTCCGGCAGTCGACACTGTCGGTGACCGCCCGGTTCCGAATGGTGTGGCTCACCGCGGCCGCGGTGTCCATCGGCGGGGTCGGCACCTGGCTGACCGTCTACGTGACCATGCTCGGGGTCGGGGTCTCCACCGGTGAGATCCGTTACGACATCACCGCGATGGTGGTGGCGGCGCTGATCGCGGTGGCGGCGGTGCTGGCCGGACTGCTGATCGCGGGACGGGAGAGCACCCTGGCTCGCGTGATCGGCGGCGGCGCCGTGATGGGTATCGGCATCGGCGTGATGCATATGCTCGCCATGGGCGCTGTCCGAGTGCAGGGTTCGGCCGATGTGAACATCTGGCTCTCCGTGGCCGCCGGCGCCCTGGCGGTAGCGACCTCCATCGGATTGCTGTGGGCCACCACGCATACCCGCTCCATACTTCTGCTGGCCGGGGTCGCGGTGTTGTACGCGCTGGCGATCACCGCCGTGCACTATCTCGGACAGGCCGGCCTGCACGTCGATCTGGATTCCGCGTCCGGTGAACCGGACGGCGAAGACCTGTTCACCTTGTTCGTGCCGGTCTTCGTCGTGGGCACACTGTCGCTCGCGGTGCCGATCACCGCGGTGCTGGTGGCGCCCGACCGGACCGGCACCACGCGCTCCCGCCAATTGGCGCAGGCGGCGCAGCACACGAACGCGCAGAACACGAACTCCGCCGCTCCCCAAGCCGATTCGCCCCGGCCCGGTGGCCGGGTGCCTCAGCCGATCGGCTGA
- a CDS encoding GTP-binding protein: MQLQNSTAPMPPHPEPESRTASTKIVVAGGFGAGKTTFVGAVSEIVPLRTEAMVTGVSDGIDDLSATPGKETTTVAMDFGRIILPGNLTLYLFGTPGQRRFWFMWDDLIRGAIGAVVLVDTRRIEDSFAAVDFFEARGLPFLVAVNRFPGAPRFPVAELREALSIRDGVPVVDIDARDADEVRRALAAVTEYAIQRLTAAHATVGQS; encoded by the coding sequence ATGCAACTTCAGAATTCGACGGCTCCGATGCCGCCCCACCCGGAGCCCGAAAGCCGCACCGCGTCGACCAAGATCGTCGTCGCGGGTGGCTTCGGCGCCGGGAAGACCACATTCGTCGGCGCGGTCTCCGAGATCGTGCCGCTGCGCACCGAGGCCATGGTGACCGGTGTATCCGACGGTATCGATGATCTGTCGGCCACACCGGGCAAGGAAACCACCACGGTGGCCATGGATTTCGGCCGCATCATCCTGCCCGGCAATCTGACCCTGTACCTGTTCGGCACGCCCGGGCAGCGCCGGTTCTGGTTCATGTGGGACGACCTGATCCGCGGCGCGATCGGCGCGGTCGTCCTGGTGGACACCCGCCGGATCGAGGACAGCTTCGCCGCGGTCGATTTCTTCGAGGCCCGCGGACTGCCGTTCCTGGTGGCGGTCAACAGGTTTCCGGGCGCACCGCGCTTCCCCGTCGCGGAACTACGGGAGGCGCTGTCGATCCGTGACGGTGTGCCGGTGGTCGATATCGACGCCCGCGATGCCGACGAGGTGCGGCGTGCCCTCGCCGCTGTCACCGAATACGCGATTCAGCGGCTCACCGCCGCGCACGCGACCGTGGGACAGAGCTGA
- a CDS encoding DUF742 domain-containing protein: MTSSFGAGSGRPTTRVRPYALTAGRTEPAVELPLEAVVETLPYANQFDWPAGDIRTDILRLGAGRLSVAEIAAHLQRPLGMIRVVIGDLVVAGTLRVHTTLSEDASFDERRSLMERTLRGLRAL, encoded by the coding sequence ATGACCAGCTCCTTCGGAGCCGGGTCCGGCCGGCCGACAACACGCGTTCGTCCCTACGCACTGACTGCGGGGCGCACCGAGCCCGCGGTGGAGCTTCCGCTCGAGGCAGTCGTGGAGACTTTGCCCTATGCCAATCAATTCGATTGGCCCGCAGGCGATATACGAACAGATATTCTGCGTCTGGGCGCGGGTCGGCTCTCGGTTGCCGAAATCGCCGCCCACCTGCAACGTCCACTGGGCATGATCCGGGTCGTCATCGGCGACCTGGTGGTGGCCGGCACGCTGCGGGTGCACACCACCCTCAGCGAGGACGCCAGTTTCGACGAGCGGCGATCACTGATGGAGAGGACCCTGCGTGGACTCCGTGCCCTCTGA
- a CDS encoding roadblock/LC7 domain-containing protein has translation MTDTAQNSTDENLNWLVTRFTREVPGVSHAVLVSADGLLQATSPNLPADRSEQLSAVTAGLASLSAGAAQLFNGGKVMQSIVDMQRGYLLVMSVGNGSHLAVLANKQHDIGRIGYEMALLVDRVGSVVQATARSAV, from the coding sequence ATGACCGACACTGCGCAGAATTCGACCGACGAGAATTTGAACTGGCTCGTCACCAGATTCACCAGAGAGGTGCCTGGGGTCTCGCATGCGGTGCTCGTCTCTGCCGACGGCCTGCTCCAGGCGACCAGCCCGAACCTGCCCGCCGATCGCTCCGAGCAACTGTCCGCGGTGACCGCCGGTCTGGCGAGTCTGTCCGCGGGCGCGGCGCAATTGTTCAACGGCGGCAAGGTGATGCAGTCGATTGTCGATATGCAGCGCGGCTATCTGCTGGTGATGAGCGTGGGCAACGGCTCGCATCTGGCGGTCCTGGCGAACAAGCAACACGATATCGGCCGCATCGGGTATGAAATGGCCCTGCTGGTCGACCGTGTCGGATCCGTCGTGCAAGCCACGGCCCGTTCGGCGGTTTGA
- a CDS encoding HAMP domain-containing sensor histidine kinase produces MGTAPRPWQKSLSNLSVTSKVGIVLLLPVVLASAFAILRIKDELGTISQLNTASEQARIIRPTLDFGSAANNLAVTVGNIGVPQSTLDQSAARFDQAAADLQTALQNSSAEKRVATELTEALAAGRTLRNSLHGGAPQEVVKQAGEVNSHVSNAVSSLATPKETTIERYYVQMGVIAIARQMFTQQQLALESGEIGNNPAVLAQVLTATGAEMTMINQYAVVQPESALKPDVLLGALQARIAALSQNAVEPIRVPGVAESLQTSTQTYNEATGHLVDLITSGLSDRSIDARGTVLRDVALVVVTLLAGLALALAVARSLVVPIRRLRRDSLQVAHTDLPAELAVVRGGGATPEIVPVDVQTTEEIGQLARAVDDMHRQALYLAAEQARLRLQISNMFETLSRRSQSLVEQQLSLIEDLERDEDDSGRLQSLFRLDHLATRMRRNGDNLLVLAGTALRRGHLPPVPLSDMLWSAVSQVEDYQRVEIGSVPDGIVAGEPAVDIEHLLAELIDNSLRYSPPNTPVAVSVSRAVDGGYLIEITDRGLGMSAEDMRTTNERLASGGEVTIETARRMGLFVVGRLASRHTITVSLRRTSTMAQQPGITASVHLPGALVSPADVAAPPPITTTFTTPVPDFPAPVTDFPAPGRTLTAVPNPPERFGDSASGDEAEPPRFTSAGLPQRRPSGHSGADSATPVTRLTPLPDASESEHPAPEPAEDGVLRGLDLFRENTDTDDEATAREEPELTEDPAAREEAAAREEAALRAEPDFHDDHPTATNMAPPPRDEVFDPASDSWAPVTERDLEPPAPPARRPAPADPRPQPQPQPIDIWAETAIMAPAQRSPDLEPTPLSRHGATLAPPRPDADTPAKPESPTPIYQRMVSEWLVEPSSNGPSGAWSSPADAGWAAAADASAPTASARTTGGLPIRRPGAQLVPGGLTQDDAAEARDPEEIRANLSRHLSGVRSGRVSAQQTAAQHNDAQQNDGGFA; encoded by the coding sequence ATGGGCACTGCACCGCGTCCATGGCAGAAGAGTCTGTCCAACCTGTCCGTAACCAGCAAGGTCGGCATCGTGCTACTGCTGCCGGTTGTGCTGGCATCGGCCTTCGCCATCCTTCGGATCAAGGACGAACTGGGCACGATCTCACAGCTGAACACGGCCAGTGAGCAGGCCCGGATCATTCGGCCGACACTCGATTTCGGCTCGGCGGCCAATAATCTCGCCGTCACGGTGGGCAATATCGGTGTGCCGCAATCGACGCTGGACCAATCCGCCGCGCGCTTCGATCAGGCCGCGGCCGATCTGCAGACAGCGCTGCAGAATTCGTCCGCCGAGAAGCGGGTCGCCACCGAACTGACCGAGGCCCTGGCGGCCGGGCGCACCCTGCGCAACAGCCTGCACGGCGGTGCGCCGCAGGAGGTGGTGAAGCAGGCGGGCGAGGTCAACAGCCACGTCAGCAACGCCGTGTCCTCGCTGGCGACGCCCAAGGAAACCACCATCGAGCGGTATTACGTGCAGATGGGTGTCATCGCGATCGCCCGCCAGATGTTCACCCAGCAGCAGCTGGCGCTCGAGAGCGGCGAGATCGGCAACAATCCGGCGGTGCTGGCCCAGGTGCTGACCGCCACCGGCGCCGAGATGACGATGATCAACCAGTACGCGGTGGTGCAGCCGGAATCGGCGCTGAAACCGGATGTGCTGCTGGGCGCGCTGCAGGCGCGTATCGCCGCGCTGAGTCAGAACGCGGTCGAGCCGATCCGGGTGCCGGGTGTGGCGGAATCGCTGCAAACCAGCACCCAGACCTACAACGAGGCCACCGGCCATCTGGTCGACCTGATCACCTCCGGACTGTCCGATCGTTCGATCGATGCGCGCGGCACCGTCCTGCGCGATGTGGCGCTCGTGGTGGTGACTCTGCTCGCCGGCCTGGCGCTGGCGCTGGCGGTCGCCCGGTCGCTGGTCGTCCCGATCCGCCGCCTGCGTCGTGATTCGCTGCAGGTCGCCCACACCGACCTGCCCGCCGAGCTCGCGGTCGTGCGCGGCGGCGGGGCCACTCCCGAGATCGTCCCGGTCGATGTGCAGACCACCGAGGAGATCGGTCAGCTGGCCCGCGCCGTCGACGACATGCACCGCCAAGCGCTCTACCTCGCCGCCGAGCAGGCGCGCTTGCGACTGCAGATCAGCAATATGTTCGAGACGCTGTCGCGCCGCAGCCAGTCCCTGGTGGAACAGCAGCTGTCGCTGATCGAGGATCTGGAACGCGACGAGGACGATTCCGGTCGCCTGCAGAGCCTGTTCCGCCTCGACCACCTCGCCACCCGCATGCGGCGCAACGGCGACAACCTGCTGGTGCTGGCGGGAACCGCGTTGCGTCGCGGTCATCTGCCGCCGGTGCCGCTGTCGGACATGCTGTGGAGTGCGGTCTCACAGGTCGAGGACTATCAGCGGGTCGAGATCGGTTCGGTGCCCGACGGCATCGTCGCCGGTGAACCCGCGGTCGACATCGAACATCTGCTCGCCGAGCTGATCGACAACTCGCTGCGCTATTCACCGCCGAACACGCCGGTCGCGGTCTCGGTGTCGCGCGCGGTCGACGGCGGCTATCTGATCGAGATCACCGACCGCGGTCTGGGTATGTCGGCGGAGGATATGCGCACGACCAACGAGCGCTTGGCCTCCGGTGGTGAGGTCACCATCGAAACCGCGCGCCGCATGGGTCTTTTCGTCGTCGGCAGGCTCGCCAGCCGGCACACCATCACCGTCAGCCTGCGCCGCACCTCGACGATGGCGCAGCAGCCGGGCATCACCGCCAGCGTGCACCTGCCGGGCGCCCTGGTCTCCCCGGCCGACGTCGCGGCGCCGCCGCCGATCACCACGACCTTCACCACACCGGTTCCCGACTTCCCGGCACCGGTCACCGACTTCCCCGCGCCCGGCCGCACCCTCACCGCGGTGCCGAACCCGCCGGAGCGTTTCGGCGACAGCGCATCGGGCGACGAGGCGGAACCGCCCCGGTTCACCAGTGCCGGTCTGCCGCAGCGCCGCCCGAGCGGGCACTCCGGAGCCGACAGCGCGACCCCGGTCACCCGCCTCACCCCTCTCCCGGACGCCTCCGAGAGCGAGCACCCGGCACCCGAGCCGGCCGAGGACGGCGTATTGCGCGGCCTCGATCTCTTCCGGGAGAACACCGACACCGACGACGAGGCGACCGCCCGCGAGGAGCCGGAGCTCACCGAGGATCCGGCCGCGCGCGAGGAAGCGGCCGCGCGCGAGGAAGCGGCGTTGCGTGCGGAGCCGGACTTCCACGACGATCACCCGACCGCCACGAATATGGCTCCGCCACCGCGTGACGAGGTCTTCGACCCGGCCTCGGATTCGTGGGCCCCGGTGACCGAACGCGATCTCGAACCTCCGGCGCCGCCCGCGCGACGTCCGGCTCCGGCCGATCCTCGGCCGCAACCACAGCCGCAGCCCATCGATATCTGGGCCGAGACAGCGATCATGGCGCCGGCGCAGCGATCCCCGGATCTCGAACCCACGCCGCTGTCACGACACGGCGCGACCCTCGCGCCGCCCCGGCCGGATGCGGACACGCCGGCCAAACCCGAATCTCCGACACCCATCTATCAGCGGATGGTGTCGGAGTGGCTGGTCGAACCGTCCTCGAACGGTCCGAGCGGCGCGTGGTCCTCCCCGGCCGATGCCGGCTGGGCGGCCGCGGCGGATGCCAGCGCACCCACCGCGTCCGCCCGTACCACGGGTGGCCTGCCCATCCGCCGACCCGGTGCGCAGCTGGTGCCCGGCGGCCTGACGCAGGACGACGCCGCCGAGGCTCGCGACCCGGAGGAAATCCGCGCCAACTTGTCCAGGCACCTGAGCGGCGTTCGCAGCGGACGTGTCAGCGCCCAGCAGACCGCGGCCCAGCACAACGACGCTCAGCAGAACGACGGAGGCTTTGCATGA